One Chitinophagaceae bacterium C216 genomic window carries:
- the acpA gene encoding Acyl carrier protein produces MQEIIDISNSFLVEEFEADASLIKPDANLKEVLDLDSLDYIDLVVALENHFHFKVQPGDFAPLVTFQDFYNYIQAQIEKKVTA; encoded by the coding sequence ATGCAGGAAATTATAGATATATCCAACTCATTTTTAGTAGAGGAGTTTGAGGCTGACGCATCACTCATCAAACCAGACGCCAACCTGAAAGAGGTTTTAGACTTAGATAGTCTGGATTATATTGATTTGGTAGTTGCATTGGAAAATCATTTCCACTTTAAAGTGCAACCGGGCGATTTTGCTCCTTTGGTTACTTTCCAAGATTTTTACAATTACATTCAGGCACAGATTGAGAAGAAAGTAACTGCATAA